A window of Melopsittacus undulatus isolate bMelUnd1 chromosome 2, bMelUnd1.mat.Z, whole genome shotgun sequence contains these coding sequences:
- the LOC101872951 gene encoding cystatin-B, producing MLCGGTSAVRPATGETQQIVDEVKSQLEEKEGKTFDVFTAVEFKTQVVAGTNYFIKVHVGNDEFMHLRVFRSLPHENKPLSLHSYQSSKTKHDELSFF from the exons ATGTTGTGTGGTGGCACCTCGGCGGTCCGGCCTGCCACCGGTGAGACGCAGCAGATCGTGGACGAG GTGAAATCTCagctagaagaaaaagaagggaaaacctTTGATGTCTTCACTGCCGTGGAGTTTAAAACTCAGGTGGTTGCTGGAACAAACTACTTCATCAAG GTCCATGTTGGCAACGACGAGTTCATGCATCTGCGGGTGTTCAGAAGCCTTCCTCATGAGAATAAGCCGCTGAGTCTCCACAGTTACCAGAGCAGCAAGACTAAGCATGATGAACTGTCTTTTTTCTAG